AGTAGCGTTCCAGGTGCAGCGCCAGCTCGCGGTACATCGTGGCCACGCTCGCCGGATCATCGGCCTCGATGTAGTCCCCGATCAGGGTCCGGGCGCTCAGCGCGAAGCGCCATCCGGGCGTCGGCAGGAGGATGAAGAGGGTGAGCGCCACGACGCCGACGAACGCCACCACGGCCGCCCAGCTCAGCCGTCCCTCCGGGGCCTTCTCCCCGAGCACGAGCCCGCCGAGGAACGACGTGGCCAGCGCTGCCACGGCGAGTAGCGTCCCGGCCCGGCCCCGGATCGCTTCGAGCGCGCCGGCCTGCTGCGTGATTGCCCGCTCGGCCTCCTGATAGGCGAGCTGGTAGGCGGTCTCCTGCTGGTCATCGGCCACGGCCGGGAGCCTACCCCTCGGGCCGGTCGCGACGGTCAGCAAGCCAACGTTCCACGTCGGCCCACCGGTACATCGGACTTTTGCCGACGCGCAACCATGCCGGCCCAGTCCCGCTCCGGCGCCAGCGCGCAAGGGTCGCGCGGCTCTTGTGCAGCTCATTAGCGAGCTGCTGTTCGGTCAGCAAGTCGTTTGGCCCGTAGTTCGGCATCCCGTGACCCCCAAAGTCCGAGTGTCGCGATTGTATGCCGAGCAACGGTGCAGCCTGCACGCTCTTGCCTATACTGTACGGCCAATGAAGAGCAGTGCAGAGTCTTGACATGCTATGCACAGTTGGCGTACGACTGACCGGCGGCGAGCCGCGTTCGGCTGAGACCCCCAAAGTCCGGGACGCGGCTCGCCCACAACAGCAGTGC
This genomic window from Actinomycetes bacterium contains:
- a CDS encoding helix-turn-helix domain-containing protein, which produces MGPPWGLVPRPGGGSGRRPGHCCCGRAASRTLGVSAERGSPPVSRTPTVHSMSRLCTALHWPYSIGKSVQAAPLLGIQSRHSDFGGHGMPNYGPNDLLTEQQLANELHKSRATLARWRRSGTGPAWLRVGKSPMYRWADVERWLADRRDRPEG